One window of the Triticum dicoccoides isolate Atlit2015 ecotype Zavitan chromosome 3B, WEW_v2.0, whole genome shotgun sequence genome contains the following:
- the LOC119281454 gene encoding heavy metal-associated isoprenylated plant protein 2-like codes for MKMVLKVPMVCKKCKSCVLTIVSKVKGVKSMAYDEEKSTLTVVGDVDVVVVVDALRKGKHPATVVTVGDEKKEAEEKKKKEEEEKKKKEAEEKKKKECMQKHCLKACSPPLYCPKACSPPRHCPPPPHCPPQSYCYVDDSGPCTIM; via the exons ATGAAG ATGGTGCTTAAGGTGCCGATGGTCTGCAAGAAGTGCAAGTCTTGCGTCCTTACGATTGTGTCCAAGGTCAAAG GGGTCAAGTCGATGGCATACGACGAGGAGAAGAGCACGCTGACGGTGGTGGGGGATGTGGACGTGGTGGTGGTCGTCGACGCGCTGCGCAAGGGGAAGCACCCGGCGACGGTGGTGACGGTGGGCGACgagaagaaggaggcggaggagaagaagaagaaggaggaagaggagaagaagaagaaggaggccgaggagaagaagaaaaaggaatgcATGCAAAAGCACTGCCTCAAGGCTTGCTCGCCGCCACTCTACTGCCCCAAGGCTTGCTCGCCGCCACGCCACTGcccgccgccaccccactgcccgcCGCAATCCTACTGCTACGTCGACGACTCCGGCCCCTGCACCATCATGTGA